One Bacillota bacterium genomic window, TTGTATCCAGCAGGGCGGAAAGACCCAGGTAGTCCGGCTTTTCCTTTTCCACCGCTTCTACTATGTCTGCAGTGGGAACACTGATGCCCAGGTCAACCACATGAAAGCCGGCACCCTTTAGCATTATGCCCACTATGTTTTTGCCAATGTCGTGCTGATCCTTTTCCACAGTAGCCAACAGAAATTTTCCTTTAGAAGCTGTTCCTTCTTGCAGCAAATAGGGCTCTAATGTTTCCATGACTGCTCCCACTGCTTCTGCGGCGGACAACATGTCAGGGATAAAGTACTCCTTTTTTTCGAATTTTTCTCCCACTTGCTTCATGCCTTCGGTAAGCCCGTGCAGTAGAATATCGTGTACAGGAACTTCTTTTTGCAGGGCTTCTTTAACCAGCTCCTCTACGCCTGGCTCCCCTACTAAATCATCCTCTAATCCCTCGTCATCTTTATCCCTTCTGCCTTGTAAAACGTTATACCGTATGGCGCTGATCAATTCGCTTTCGCTCACTATAAAGCCTCCCTTAAAATTGTTTCAAATAATTAAGTTATTGAGCTTCACTTTATCCGGTCTAATATTCCGGGGATTTCTGCAAAAATCTGATCACTGGTTGCATCAGTTAAGTGCTCAACAGGCTCAGCCAGTATGCGCTGCGTTTCCGCCTTTGCGTTGGCCATTGTTTCATCCTGTATTTCTCCCCCCTCAAAGGGATAAGCCAGGAAAAGTTGACCGGAATGGATTCGTTTTCTGGCGTAGCGAGCAAAAAGCCTGTGCGATGTGTTCATTACTTTCCGTACTACATCCAGGCTGTAGGAAACGTTATCCTGTGATACTTCCGGCGGCTGCATCAAGGTCTTAACCATTCCTATGTGCTGGTTATCAAGGACCGCCTGTTCAAAGCAAAAAGTCTGAGTTTCTTCCAATAGACCGAATGCGTAATGCAGCAAGTGCGGGCCGGACATGCAGACATAAAGATGGGAAAACACCTTTTCGGCAGTTGCTTGAACACCCGGAACCTTGGCATCGGCAACTCCTCCGGTGGAGTAACAGGGCAGTTTGTAATACCGCGCCATTTGTACACAATCAATGTT contains:
- a CDS encoding cobalamin-binding protein, giving the protein MSESELISAIRYNVLQGRRDKDDEGLEDDLVGEPGVEELVKEALQKEVPVHDILLHGLTEGMKQVGEKFEKKEYFIPDMLSAAEAVGAVMETLEPYLLQEGTASKGKFLLATVEKDQHDIGKNIVGIMLKGAGFHVVDLGISVPTADIVEAVEKEKPDYLGLSALLDTTMRHMQETISLLQEKGLRSNLKVIIGGAPTSPEFAGKIGADAHCKDAFAAVSTANKMASGGGANG